AGGGCGAGTGCCGCTGGGCGCGGACGTAGACCGGCGCCTCGATCATCTTCATCGCGGTCATCACCGCGGGGTTGAAGCGCTCGAGGAAGCCGCACATCAGCGGCGTCCCGGCGGCCTCCGAGGCGCGCACGAGGTCCTCGGACTGCTCCAGCGACGGGCACAGCGGCTTCTCGACGAGCAGCGGCCGCCCGGCGGCGATGACCTCGGCGGCGATGTCGTGGTGGGCCTCCGTGGCCGCGGCGACGACCACGGCGTCGAAGCCGCCGACGCCGTCGAGGTCGGGCTGCCAGGCGGAGCCGTACTGCTCGGCGACGGCGAGGCCGCTCTCCTCGTGCGGGTCGATGACCGCGGCGAGCTCGGTCCGGGGACCGGTGGCGATGACCCGCGCGTGGTTGCGTCCCATGGACCCGGATCCGACGAGTGCGATGCGCAGTGCTCCAGACATGGCCCGCACCTTATCGACGGCCCTCGTTTTGGCCGCATCGCGCCCCCGTGGGGCAAGATGGCGGTCCGGACGCCGCCTCCTGCGCGCGTGCGTCCGCCACCGGTGAGCCCTCGGGGAGCGGCCGCCCGACGAAAGGATCCGCCACGTCCGCCGAAGTCCAGTCCGCGCACACCCTGCGCGGCCGGCTGATCCACTGGGCGCGCATCCTCCTCGTGGTCGCGGTCGTGCTGGCCGCCGGCTACGCGCTGTGGTCCAACCACGAGGTCGTCCAGGAGACGCTCGCGGAGCTCTCCTGGCACGACTGGCTGCCCTCCTTCGTCGCCCTGCCGGTGGCGATCCTGCTGTCCACCTGGAGCTGGCAGCTCCTCGTCGACGAGCTCGGCGAGCCGATCGGCGTCGCGCGCGGCGCGCAGATCTTCCTGGTCGGCCAGCTCGGCAAGTACCTCCCCGGCTCGGTGTGGGCCTACCTCCTCCAGATCGAGCTCGGCCGGCGCGCCGGGCTCGCCCGCGCCCGGATCTTCACGGCGACGCTGTTCTCCCTGGCGGTGGCGGTGGTCGCCGCGCTGCTCGCCGGCTCGCTCGTGCTGCCGGGCTTCGTCCGCGACTACGAGGCGCTGCGCGGGCTGGTCTGGCTCTACCTGCTGCTGCCCGTCGGCCTGGTGTGCCTCCACCCGCGGATCCTGCAGTGGATCGTGTCGGTGGGGTTCAAGGTGCTGCGCCGTCCTCAGCCCGACCACCCGGTGCGGATGCGCGCGATCGCGCTGTCCCTGCTGGCGGCCGTGGCGTCGTACTGCTTCTTCGGCGTCCACCTGTGGCTGCTGGTCCGCGGCGTCTCCGACGTCGACGGCAGCGCGTCGTTCCTGCTCGTGTGCATCGGGACGATGGCGATCGCGATGATCTCGGGGCTGTTCTTCTTCCTGCTCCCCTCGGGCGCCGGCGTCCGCGAGCTGGTCATCGTGACGGCCCTCGCCCCGACGATCGGGTCGGGCGAGGCCATCGCCCTCGCCGCGGTCTCCCGGGTGCTGATCATCGTGGCCGACGTGGTCACGGCCGCGACCGCCGCCGGTCTGGGCTGGTGGGAGCGGCGCCACTTCGGCCCGATCCCGCACGACCAGGGCGTCGACGACGACGAGGTCTGAGCCCCGCTCCAGGCACGCCGGTCGACCCGGGCTCAGGCCCCCGCGAGGTCCGGCCGCTCGATGCCGTCGACCCGGTCCACGATCAGCCCGGCGATCGGCAGCGCCGACGTCGCGGCCGGCGACGGCGCGTTGACGACGTGCAGCGTGCGCGGGGTGTCGCGCAGCAGGAAGTCGTGGACGAACGACCCGTCGCGCATGACCGCCTGGGCCCGGATCCCCGCCTCGCGCGGCGTCAGGTCCTCGAGGCGCAGGTCGGGGCAGTACTTCTGGCACAGGCGCAGGTAGCCGCGCTTGGACAGCGAGTTGCGCATCTCGCGCACGCCGGTGCGGACGTTGGCTCGTGCGACGTGCCACATGCCGGGGAACGTGACGATGTCGCGGAAGTCGCGGCGGTCGAAGGAGAACTTCGGGTAGCCCTCGCGGGCGAGCCCGAGCACCGCGTTCGGGCCGACGTTGAGCCCGCCGTCGACGGTGGGCGTCAGGTGCACGCCGAGGAACGGCAGCTCCGGGTCGGGGATCGGGTAGACGAGGGTGTCGACCAGGTCGGCGCGCTCGGGGCGCACGTCGTAGTACTCGCCGCGGAACGGGACCATCGCGAAGTCGACCTCGATCCCGGCCATCGCCGCGACCCGGTCGGCCTGCACGCCGGCGCAGAACACCACGTGCGCGCCGCGGACCTCGCCGCGGCTGGTGGTCAGCACGACCTCCTGCGCGGTCTCCCGGATGCCGAGCACCCGGGTGTCGCGCATCAGGGTCCCGCCGGACGCCTCGACCAGCTCCGCGAGGCGCCGGTTGATCATGCCGTAGTCGGTGATGCCGGTGGCGGAGACGAACAGCGCGCCGAGGCCGGCCACGTGCGGCTCGCGCTCGCGCAGCTCGGCGGCCGACAGCACGGTCGCGTCGATCCGGTTGACCTCGGCCCGCTCGGCGAGCGCGCGCATCCCCGCGAGCTCGCGCTCGTCGGTCGCGACGAGCAGCTTGCCGATGCGCCGCCACGGGATGCCGTGCTCCTCCGCGAAGGCCTCGGTGGCGGCAGCGCCGGCCCGGCACAGCTCGGCCTTGAGGCTGCCCGGCTGGTAGTAGATCCCCGAGTGGATGACGCCGCTGTTGTGGCCGGTCTGGTGCCGGCCGAACTCGGGCTCCTTGTCGAGCAGCAGCACGCTGCGGTCGGGGTGGCGCCGGCTCAGCGTCCAGGCGGTCGCCGCGCCGACGATGCCTCCGCCGACGACGACGTGGTCAAAGGTGTCGGCCACTGGGGGTCCTCCGGCGCGGTGGGTCGTGGTGGTGCGAGGTCGGGCGACAGCATAGGTACCGGCCGGGGCGGGGGTGGGCTGCGGGTAAGGTGCTGCCCCGTGGACGAGCGGGGAGACCAGGGCGACGACGGCCTCCGGCTGGCACGGGCCGAGAAGGCGCTGCGCCAGTCCGGGCGCGAGCTCAAGTGGTGGCAGATCGAGCTCGAGCACACCACCGAGGACCTCCAGCGCGCCCGTCGCCAGCGGGCCCGGCTCCGCGAGCAGGTCGACGTCCTCTCCGAGGCGCTCGCGACCTCGCTGTCCGAGGCGTACTGGTCCTCGCGGCCGTCCGCGTCCGGCGTGGGCCGGCTGCTCGGCCGCGGCGCGTCCGCCGACCCCGAGGCCGACCTGGTCCGCGAGGTCGAGGCCAGCGACCGCTTCGACGGCGCCTGGTACGTCCGCACCCACCCGAAGGCAGCCCGGTCGGGCCTGAGCCCGGCGCTGCACTACGTCCGCCACGCCGCCCGCCTCGACCCGGGGCCGCGGTTCTCCACCAAGCGCTACCTCGAGGAGCACC
Above is a genomic segment from Nocardioides okcheonensis containing:
- a CDS encoding lysylphosphatidylglycerol synthase transmembrane domain-containing protein, which codes for MGQDGGPDAASCARASATGEPSGSGRPTKGSATSAEVQSAHTLRGRLIHWARILLVVAVVLAAGYALWSNHEVVQETLAELSWHDWLPSFVALPVAILLSTWSWQLLVDELGEPIGVARGAQIFLVGQLGKYLPGSVWAYLLQIELGRRAGLARARIFTATLFSLAVAVVAALLAGSLVLPGFVRDYEALRGLVWLYLLLPVGLVCLHPRILQWIVSVGFKVLRRPQPDHPVRMRAIALSLLAAVASYCFFGVHLWLLVRGVSDVDGSASFLLVCIGTMAIAMISGLFFFLLPSGAGVRELVIVTALAPTIGSGEAIALAAVSRVLIIVADVVTAATAAGLGWWERRHFGPIPHDQGVDDDEV
- the lhgO gene encoding L-2-hydroxyglutarate oxidase translates to MADTFDHVVVGGGIVGAATAWTLSRRHPDRSVLLLDKEPEFGRHQTGHNSGVIHSGIYYQPGSLKAELCRAGAAATEAFAEEHGIPWRRIGKLLVATDERELAGMRALAERAEVNRIDATVLSAAELREREPHVAGLGALFVSATGITDYGMINRRLAELVEASGGTLMRDTRVLGIRETAQEVVLTTSRGEVRGAHVVFCAGVQADRVAAMAGIEVDFAMVPFRGEYYDVRPERADLVDTLVYPIPDPELPFLGVHLTPTVDGGLNVGPNAVLGLAREGYPKFSFDRRDFRDIVTFPGMWHVARANVRTGVREMRNSLSKRGYLRLCQKYCPDLRLEDLTPREAGIRAQAVMRDGSFVHDFLLRDTPRTLHVVNAPSPAATSALPIAGLIVDRVDGIERPDLAGA